Proteins from a genomic interval of Nitrospina gracilis Nb-211:
- a CDS encoding DUF58 domain-containing protein, producing MFANLFEKISAPFRPAPPPTPHSRDALEISSELIRKIRDIQVKTNHLVNHMMAGEYVSAFKGHGMEFNEVREYQPGDDIRRIDWNVTARLDHPFIKEYREERELTVMLMVDVSGSGGFGSHYAFKNEVAAEVASILAFAAIKNNDKVGLIVFSDQIEHFIRPQKGRAHIWNVIRTILTFEPEGHRTNLNLPLEYLLRVQKRKSIAFLISDFQAEDYMDRLRRARKKHDLVAIHILDPREVELPDAGLVHLEDAETGEAVWVDTSDPDLRKRYAGEKEREGRELQAALRSAGVDRIEIRSDRSLVNPIIQFFKMREKKH from the coding sequence ATGTTCGCCAACCTGTTTGAAAAAATATCGGCACCGTTCAGACCGGCACCACCCCCGACGCCGCACAGCCGCGACGCGCTGGAGATTTCCTCCGAGTTGATTCGGAAAATCCGCGACATCCAGGTGAAAACCAATCACCTCGTCAACCACATGATGGCGGGCGAATACGTATCCGCCTTCAAAGGCCACGGCATGGAGTTCAACGAAGTGCGCGAGTACCAGCCCGGCGACGACATCCGGCGCATCGACTGGAACGTGACCGCCCGGCTGGACCACCCGTTCATCAAGGAATACCGCGAGGAGCGGGAGTTGACGGTGATGCTGATGGTGGACGTGAGCGGTTCCGGCGGATTCGGCTCTCACTACGCGTTCAAAAACGAAGTGGCGGCGGAGGTGGCCTCGATCCTCGCATTCGCCGCCATCAAGAACAACGACAAGGTGGGGTTGATCGTGTTCTCCGACCAGATCGAACATTTCATCCGCCCGCAGAAGGGCCGCGCCCACATCTGGAACGTCATCCGCACCATCCTCACCTTCGAACCGGAAGGCCACCGGACGAACCTCAACCTGCCGCTCGAATACCTGTTGCGGGTGCAGAAACGGAAATCCATCGCCTTCCTCATCTCCGACTTCCAGGCAGAGGATTACATGGACCGACTGCGCCGGGCGCGGAAGAAGCACGACCTCGTCGCCATCCACATCCTCGACCCGCGCGAGGTGGAACTGCCCGACGCCGGGCTGGTGCACCTGGAAGATGCGGAGACCGGCGAGGCGGTGTGGGTGGACACCAGCGACCCCGATCTTCGCAAACGCTACGCTGGCGAAAAAGAGCGCGAAGGGCGCGAACTCCAGGCCGCCCTGCGCTCCGCCGGGGTGGACCGCATCGAGATCCGCTCCGACCGGTCGCTGGTGAACCCGATCATCCAGTTCTTTAAAATGAGAGAAAAAAAACACTGA
- a CDS encoding AAA family ATPase: MPQDIQEITDKVKQASHFVQAIVEEMERIMVGQRYLIERLILGLLTNEHILVEGVPGLAKTTAVKTLAQTIEASYKRIQFTPDLLPADLIGTQIYQPKTGEFVIKKGPLFANIILADEINRAPAKVQSALLEAMEERQITIGGETFPLEQPFLVMATQNPIEQEGTYPLPEAQVDRFLFKLKIGYPSKDEEKRILQRMSTTNHKIEIKPVIHPKDILAARAVFDEIYIDDNLQDYIVNLVNATRFPGEYRLENLASMIDYGASPRASIFLNRVAKAYAFMQGRGFVVPHDIKTIGFDILRHRIILTYEAEAENITSDDVLKKIFDTVEVP, translated from the coding sequence ATGCCGCAAGACATTCAGGAGATCACCGATAAGGTCAAACAGGCCAGTCATTTCGTGCAGGCCATCGTGGAGGAGATGGAGCGCATCATGGTAGGCCAGCGCTACCTGATCGAGCGCCTCATTCTGGGCCTGCTGACCAACGAGCACATCCTGGTCGAAGGCGTGCCGGGGCTGGCCAAAACCACTGCCGTCAAGACCCTGGCGCAGACCATTGAAGCCAGCTACAAGCGTATCCAGTTCACGCCGGACCTCCTGCCTGCAGACCTCATCGGCACCCAGATCTACCAGCCGAAGACCGGCGAATTCGTCATCAAAAAAGGCCCGCTGTTCGCCAACATCATTCTGGCGGACGAGATCAACCGCGCCCCGGCCAAGGTGCAGAGCGCCCTTCTGGAGGCAATGGAGGAGCGGCAGATCACGATTGGCGGAGAAACTTTTCCCCTGGAACAACCGTTTCTGGTGATGGCGACGCAGAATCCCATCGAGCAGGAAGGCACCTACCCTCTGCCGGAGGCGCAGGTGGACCGCTTTCTGTTCAAGCTCAAGATCGGCTACCCCTCCAAGGACGAGGAAAAGCGCATCCTGCAACGCATGTCCACCACCAATCACAAAATCGAAATCAAACCGGTGATCCATCCCAAAGACATCTTGGCCGCGCGCGCGGTGTTCGACGAGATTTACATCGACGACAACCTGCAGGACTACATCGTGAATCTGGTCAACGCCACCCGTTTTCCCGGCGAATACCGGTTGGAGAACCTGGCAAGCATGATCGACTATGGAGCCTCGCCGCGGGCTTCGATCTTCCTCAACCGTGTGGCGAAGGCGTACGCTTTCATGCAGGGGCGCGGCTTCGTGGTGCCGCACGATATCAAGACCATCGGCTTCGATATCCTGCGCCACCGCATCATCCTCACCTACGAGGCGGAGGCCGAGAACATCACCTCCGACGATGTGCTGAAAAAGATCTTCGATACCGTGGAAGTTCCCTGA
- a CDS encoding sialidase family protein: MFTGEKPDLMDIWPFSENSIYVVGKDGIPQYYDGEFWTPERTENTNPLMGIWAAHENCIYAVGIGGVVIHYDGKEWTQIDTGNYDSLNSLYGYDESHLFIFGVGGRVLFWNGTSWEYREPNTIHDLFGFWGADINQIHAVGGEGIYRFYDGKTFHRREELTDEQTSLYGIWGASANSVYTVGSFGTILHFDGNEWTRMETGTEEYILAIWGTSDDNIFAVGDASTLLHYDGKVWTQMEIPFDSYFAKVRGLAPDKVWACGENGCVIFYDGKQWHDVSL, from the coding sequence ATGTTTACGGGTGAAAAACCGGATTTGATGGACATCTGGCCGTTCAGCGAAAACAGCATCTATGTTGTGGGCAAGGACGGCATCCCCCAATACTACGACGGCGAGTTCTGGACGCCCGAACGTACGGAAAACACCAATCCCCTCATGGGCATCTGGGCCGCGCACGAGAACTGCATTTACGCGGTCGGCATCGGCGGCGTGGTCATTCATTACGATGGTAAAGAGTGGACGCAGATCGACACCGGCAACTACGACTCCCTGAACTCGCTCTACGGCTACGACGAATCGCACCTGTTCATCTTCGGCGTCGGCGGCCGCGTGCTGTTCTGGAACGGCACGTCCTGGGAGTACCGCGAACCCAACACCATCCACGATCTGTTCGGTTTCTGGGGCGCCGACATCAACCAGATCCACGCTGTCGGCGGCGAGGGCATCTACCGTTTTTATGACGGCAAAACCTTTCACCGCCGCGAGGAGTTGACCGACGAGCAGACTTCGCTCTACGGCATCTGGGGCGCCAGCGCCAACAGCGTCTATACCGTGGGCTCGTTCGGCACCATCCTGCATTTCGACGGCAACGAATGGACCCGTATGGAAACCGGCACCGAGGAATACATCCTCGCCATCTGGGGGACCTCCGACGACAACATCTTCGCCGTGGGCGACGCTTCCACCCTGTTGCACTATGACGGCAAGGTCTGGACGCAGATGGAAATTCCTTTCGACTCCTACTTCGCCAAGGTGCGGGGACTCGCCCCCGACAAGGTCTGGGCATGCGGAGAAAATGGTTGCGTCATCTTCTACGATGGCAAACAATGGCACGACGTTTCGCTGTGA
- a CDS encoding WD40/YVTN/BNR-like repeat-containing protein — MSQLTTSNLLSVYGFGADNVFIGGAEGTCLHWNGKEWNKIDTGGRWTLKRMWGTAPDNLYAVCTDGKIIRYNGKEWKAEDTDSLPPMSGIWGLSENEIYACCRIGKILKYDGHNWKFMSSGTQTDIAAVWGSDRDNMYAVGFDGLVLKLHGDEWKRMTFNSNAELYSIYGFGPRDMYFAGSFGTLIHFNGNDFNVMPTPVEDFFLDVWGPNEDLVFAVGDVGLILYRDGDQWTRIESNTEEYLTAIWGPDENDMYAVGDNGLVLHWDGEDWKEVE, encoded by the coding sequence ATGAGCCAGTTGACGACCAGCAACCTGCTGTCGGTGTACGGCTTTGGCGCCGACAACGTGTTCATCGGTGGCGCGGAAGGCACCTGTTTGCACTGGAACGGCAAGGAGTGGAACAAGATCGACACCGGCGGACGCTGGACCCTCAAGCGCATGTGGGGCACCGCGCCGGACAACCTCTACGCCGTCTGCACCGACGGCAAGATCATCCGCTACAATGGCAAAGAATGGAAGGCGGAAGACACCGACAGCCTGCCTCCCATGTCCGGCATCTGGGGATTGAGCGAGAACGAAATCTACGCCTGTTGCCGCATCGGCAAAATCCTCAAGTACGACGGCCATAACTGGAAGTTCATGTCCAGCGGCACGCAGACCGACATCGCCGCTGTCTGGGGCTCGGACCGGGACAACATGTACGCCGTCGGCTTCGACGGGCTGGTGCTCAAACTGCATGGCGACGAGTGGAAGCGCATGACCTTCAACTCCAACGCCGAGCTGTACAGCATCTACGGATTCGGCCCCCGGGACATGTATTTCGCCGGTTCTTTCGGCACGCTGATTCATTTTAATGGTAATGATTTCAATGTGATGCCAACACCCGTCGAGGATTTTTTCCTGGACGTGTGGGGTCCCAATGAAGACCTCGTGTTCGCCGTCGGCGACGTCGGCCTGATTCTCTACCGCGATGGCGACCAGTGGACGCGCATCGAGTCCAACACCGAGGAATACCTCACCGCCATCTGGGGCCCGGACGAAAACGACATGTACGCGGTGGGCGACAACGGCCTCGTCCTGCACTGGGACGGCGAGGACTGGAAGGAAGTGGAGTAG
- the trpE gene encoding anthranilate synthase component I → MYKPSLDDFKAKAKQGNLIPVYKEILADLDTPVSAFMKIRDGMHAFLLESVEGGDKWARYCFLGCNPSTVIQTKGDTVTVHTSGQNETKQLNGEQPLSVLKELLSQYQPVAVEGLPRFSGGAVGFIGYDMVRYFEDLPNQTEDDLNIPDSYFVITDTLLVFDNVTQTIKIVSNAHTPGRDLDELYLETTGKIQALERLLRKDLSHHSNGGQPSAQSGHAKIYSNFEEEDFKKAVLKVKDYIREGDAIQVVLAQRLRFELKQDPFVLYRALRTINPSPYMYYLSFGDMQVVGSSPEVLVRLEGKDVEVRPIAGTRKRGKNEDEDQALEKDLLQDEKELAEHIMLVDLGRNDLGRVSEIRSVEVNEKFTIERYSHVMHIVSNVRGILKEGLDCFDVLSAAFPAGTVSGAPKIRAMEIIEELEPTRRGLYAGAVGYISFNGNMDTAIAIRTLVVKNQTGYLGVGAGIVADSVPEKEFEETMNKGRAMLKAVELAEKGLVL, encoded by the coding sequence ATGTACAAACCCTCTCTCGATGACTTCAAGGCCAAGGCGAAACAGGGCAACCTGATTCCGGTTTACAAGGAAATCCTCGCCGATTTGGATACGCCCGTTTCGGCGTTTATGAAAATCCGCGACGGCATGCACGCCTTCCTTTTGGAAAGCGTCGAGGGTGGCGACAAGTGGGCGCGCTACTGTTTTCTCGGGTGCAACCCTTCCACCGTCATCCAGACCAAAGGCGACACGGTCACCGTTCACACCTCCGGCCAGAACGAAACCAAACAACTGAACGGCGAACAACCGTTGTCGGTGCTTAAAGAATTGCTGTCGCAGTACCAGCCGGTGGCGGTGGAAGGCCTGCCGCGTTTCTCCGGCGGAGCGGTGGGATTCATCGGCTACGACATGGTGCGCTACTTCGAGGACCTGCCGAATCAGACGGAGGACGACCTTAATATCCCGGATTCCTACTTCGTCATCACCGACACGCTTCTCGTGTTCGATAACGTGACGCAGACCATCAAGATCGTTTCCAACGCGCACACGCCGGGGCGCGACCTCGACGAGTTATATCTGGAGACGACGGGCAAGATTCAGGCGCTGGAGCGCTTGCTCCGCAAGGACCTGTCGCACCACAGCAATGGCGGCCAGCCTTCGGCGCAGAGCGGTCACGCCAAAATTTATTCCAATTTCGAGGAAGAGGATTTCAAAAAAGCGGTCCTCAAGGTGAAGGACTACATCCGCGAAGGCGACGCCATCCAGGTGGTGCTGGCGCAGAGGCTCCGCTTCGAGCTCAAGCAGGACCCGTTTGTGCTGTACCGCGCGCTCCGCACCATCAACCCGTCGCCGTACATGTATTACCTCAGCTTCGGCGACATGCAGGTGGTGGGATCGTCGCCGGAGGTGCTGGTGCGGCTGGAGGGGAAGGACGTCGAGGTGCGGCCCATCGCTGGCACGCGCAAGCGCGGCAAAAACGAGGACGAGGACCAGGCGCTGGAAAAGGACCTTTTGCAGGACGAGAAGGAACTGGCCGAGCACATCATGCTGGTGGACCTGGGCCGCAACGATCTCGGCCGAGTGTCAGAGATCCGCAGTGTGGAGGTGAACGAGAAGTTCACCATCGAACGGTATTCGCACGTCATGCACATTGTTTCCAACGTTCGCGGTATATTGAAGGAAGGTCTCGACTGCTTCGACGTGCTGTCTGCGGCGTTCCCGGCGGGCACGGTGTCCGGCGCGCCCAAGATCCGCGCCATGGAAATCATCGAGGAACTGGAACCCACGCGGCGCGGCCTGTATGCCGGGGCGGTGGGCTACATCAGCTTCAACGGCAACATGGACACGGCCATCGCCATTCGCACGCTGGTGGTGAAAAACCAGACCGGGTATCTCGGCGTCGGCGCGGGCATCGTTGCCGACTCGGTGCCGGAAAAGGAATTCGAGGAAACCATGAACAAGGGCAGGGCCATGCTCAAGGCGGTGGAACTGGCGGAAAAGGGATTGGTCTTATGA
- the pabA gene encoding aminodeoxychorismate/anthranilate synthase component II: MILMIDNYDSFTYNLVQYLGELGADIRVHRNDKITVEEIERLAPEKIVISPGPCTPAKAGVSKDVVRHFAGKIPLLGVCLGHQSVAEAFGGKIVKAAKLMHGKTSQIHHDNKTLFKGLPNPFEATRYHSLIVERESLPDCFEVSAWTAEGEIMGIRHKELPIEGVQFHPESILTVYGKNLLKNFLDSPGLPAGHIDGRTQHSS; encoded by the coding sequence ATGATCCTGATGATCGACAATTACGATTCGTTCACCTACAACCTCGTGCAGTACCTGGGGGAGCTGGGGGCGGACATCCGCGTGCACCGCAACGACAAGATCACGGTGGAGGAGATCGAACGGCTCGCGCCGGAGAAGATCGTGATCTCTCCCGGACCCTGCACCCCCGCCAAGGCCGGGGTGTCCAAGGACGTGGTGCGGCACTTCGCTGGAAAAATTCCGCTCCTGGGCGTGTGCCTGGGGCACCAGTCGGTGGCGGAAGCCTTCGGCGGCAAAATAGTGAAGGCCGCGAAACTGATGCACGGCAAGACGTCGCAGATCCACCACGACAACAAAACCCTGTTCAAGGGCCTGCCCAATCCGTTCGAAGCGACGCGGTATCATTCGTTGATCGTGGAACGGGAGTCGCTCCCCGACTGTTTCGAGGTGTCGGCGTGGACGGCGGAAGGCGAGATCATGGGCATCCGCCATAAGGAACTGCCGATCGAGGGCGTGCAGTTCCACCCGGAATCGATCCTCACGGTGTACGGCAAGAACCTTCTGAAAAATTTTCTGGACTCGCCGGGCCTGCCGGCGGGACACATCGATGGACGCACACAGCATTCTTCATAA
- the trpD gene encoding anthranilate phosphoribosyltransferase: MDAHSILHKAVDGCDLTEDETIRVMTLVMEGKVERSFLGAFLTALRMKGETVPEITGAAKVMREKAERLDVDGQHAVDTCGTGGDGANTFNISTAVAFVVAGAGITVAKHGNRAVSSRSGSADVLRCLGVNIEAEKSVVEKCLKDAGIAFLFAPSMHKAMKHAADVRRELGFRTLFNLLGPLTNPAGVKAQVVGVFDAKWAEPLASVLDKLGCRHAFVVHGEDGLDEITLTGPTKIAELKDGKVNAYVLNPQDLGLTLCRAEDLKGGDAEDNAELVRGVLAGVPGPKRDIVLLNAAAAIVAAGRAEDLKAGIDVARQSIDSGAARQKLEDLCRLSNQRPVNVP; encoded by the coding sequence ATGGACGCACACAGCATTCTTCATAAAGCGGTCGATGGCTGTGACCTGACCGAAGATGAGACGATCCGCGTCATGACGCTCGTCATGGAGGGCAAGGTGGAGCGGTCGTTCCTCGGCGCGTTTCTGACCGCACTCCGCATGAAGGGTGAGACCGTTCCGGAGATCACCGGCGCGGCGAAAGTGATGCGCGAAAAAGCGGAGCGGCTCGATGTGGATGGCCAGCACGCGGTGGACACCTGCGGCACCGGCGGCGACGGGGCGAACACGTTCAACATCTCCACCGCCGTGGCGTTCGTGGTGGCGGGGGCGGGCATCACCGTCGCCAAACACGGCAACCGCGCGGTGTCCAGCCGGTCGGGCAGCGCCGATGTGTTGCGATGCCTGGGCGTCAATATCGAAGCCGAAAAATCCGTCGTCGAAAAATGTTTGAAGGATGCGGGCATTGCGTTCCTGTTCGCACCGTCGATGCACAAGGCGATGAAGCACGCCGCCGACGTGCGCCGCGAACTGGGATTCCGCACCCTCTTCAACCTGCTTGGACCGCTGACCAATCCGGCGGGCGTCAAGGCGCAGGTGGTGGGGGTGTTCGATGCGAAATGGGCGGAACCCTTGGCCAGCGTTTTGGACAAGCTGGGTTGCCGCCACGCCTTTGTGGTGCACGGTGAGGACGGACTGGATGAGATCACGCTCACCGGACCGACAAAAATCGCGGAACTCAAAGACGGCAAAGTCAACGCGTACGTGCTGAACCCGCAGGATTTGGGATTGACGCTGTGCCGGGCGGAGGACCTGAAAGGCGGCGATGCGGAAGACAATGCCGAACTGGTGCGCGGCGTCTTGGCAGGTGTGCCCGGTCCGAAACGCGACATCGTCCTGCTCAATGCCGCCGCGGCCATTGTCGCCGCGGGCAGGGCAGAAGATTTGAAAGCGGGCATCGACGTTGCCCGCCAGTCCATCGATTCCGGAGCGGCCAGGCAGAAGCTGGAAGACCTGTGCCGCCTCAGCAACCAGCGCCCGGTCAACGTGCCGTAG
- the trpC gene encoding indole-3-glycerol phosphate synthase TrpC, protein MGNILDTIFEHKKDDVATAKRERPLSELKGRLSLVPKAQDVLGLLSRKGEGSNIIAEIKRRTPFKGDLVQDFDAMKIAKEYADNGASAISILTDNKFFGGSLEYLQQAKQEVGAPLLRKDFIYTEYQVYESRAFGADFYLLIATSLDKNQLRDLMALGQELGFTALVETHNEKDLEKALYADAKLLGINNRDLTTGKTDLAVSRRLLGQLKGLGGLCLVCESGIYERAHIEEFESLGMHAFLIGESLMKADCISEKLQELRGHDKTSVSG, encoded by the coding sequence ATGGGAAACATTCTCGACACCATCTTCGAGCACAAGAAAGACGACGTCGCCACGGCGAAACGCGAGCGGCCGCTCTCCGAGTTGAAGGGGCGGTTGAGCCTGGTGCCGAAGGCACAGGATGTGCTGGGCCTTTTATCCAGGAAAGGCGAAGGCTCGAACATCATCGCCGAGATCAAGCGGCGCACGCCGTTCAAGGGCGACCTGGTGCAGGACTTCGATGCGATGAAAATCGCGAAGGAATACGCGGACAACGGTGCGTCGGCGATTTCCATCCTGACCGACAATAAATTTTTTGGCGGCAGTCTGGAGTATCTTCAGCAGGCCAAGCAGGAAGTGGGTGCGCCTCTTTTGCGCAAGGATTTCATCTACACCGAGTACCAGGTGTACGAGTCGCGGGCGTTCGGAGCGGATTTTTATCTGCTCATCGCCACCTCGCTCGACAAGAACCAGTTGAGGGACCTGATGGCGCTGGGACAGGAGCTTGGGTTCACGGCGCTGGTCGAGACGCACAACGAAAAGGATCTGGAGAAGGCGCTGTACGCCGACGCGAAACTGCTCGGCATCAACAACCGCGACCTGACCACAGGGAAAACCGACCTCGCCGTGTCGCGCCGCCTGCTGGGTCAACTGAAAGGACTGGGCGGGCTGTGCCTGGTGTGCGAAAGCGGCATCTACGAACGCGCCCACATCGAGGAATTCGAATCGCTCGGCATGCACGCGTTTTTGATCGGCGAGAGCCTGATGAAGGCGGACTGCATCTCCGAAAAATTACAGGAACTGCGCGGCCATGACAAAACGTCCGTTTCCGGTTAA
- a CDS encoding phosphoribosylanthranilate isomerase, producing the protein MTKRPFPVKVKVCGMTSLEDARHAVECGADAVGFIFYKKSPRAVTVKQAKAITDKLPPFVQRVGVFVNETAEVIERTVKACGLDVVQLHGDETPAFCKRIAGKVVKAVRVKDAASVKDLSRYAVSAFLLDAYKEGEWGGTGERFNWNLVKQARKHGPVILAGGLDPENVAEGIRVCRPYGVDVCSGVESKPGKKNKKKVREFIEAVRGM; encoded by the coding sequence ATGACAAAACGTCCGTTTCCGGTTAAAGTCAAGGTCTGCGGCATGACCTCGCTGGAAGACGCGAGGCATGCGGTGGAGTGCGGCGCGGATGCGGTCGGCTTCATCTTCTACAAAAAAAGCCCGCGTGCGGTGACGGTGAAACAGGCGAAAGCCATCACCGACAAACTGCCGCCGTTCGTGCAACGGGTCGGCGTGTTCGTCAACGAAACCGCCGAGGTCATCGAACGCACGGTGAAGGCCTGCGGACTCGACGTGGTGCAGTTGCACGGCGACGAAACGCCCGCATTCTGCAAACGCATTGCGGGCAAGGTGGTGAAAGCCGTGCGTGTGAAGGATGCGGCATCGGTCAAGGACCTGTCGCGTTATGCCGTCTCTGCGTTTCTGCTCGACGCCTACAAAGAAGGCGAGTGGGGCGGTACCGGCGAGCGTTTCAACTGGAACCTCGTCAAGCAGGCACGGAAACACGGTCCGGTGATCCTCGCGGGTGGGCTTGATCCGGAAAACGTCGCCGAGGGCATTCGCGTGTGCCGGCCCTACGGCGTGGACGTGTGTTCCGGTGTGGAGTCGAAGCCGGGAAAAAAAAATAAAAAGAAAGTGCGCGAATTCATCGAAGCCGTAAGAGGAATGTGA
- the trpB gene encoding tryptophan synthase subunit beta, whose product MAQPKDYTSVPDEKGHFGQFGGKYVIETLMPALTELEKIYNETKQDPEFQRELKYYLEQYVGRPSPLYFAENLTRQLGGAKVYLKREDLNHTGAHKINNTIGSALLTRRMGKKRVIAETGAGQHGVATATAAALFDLECEVFMGEEDIRRQALNVFRMKLLGAKVTPVTSGTRTLKDATSEAIRNWITTVETTHYIIGSVVGPHPFPMIVRDFQKIIGEEAKRQLQEVEGRLPDICVACVGGGSNSLGLFYPFVNDESVKLMGVEAAGHGIETGKHGASLGHGGVGVLHGMKSYLLFDEDGQIHEAHSISAGLDYPGVGCEHSYYRETGRAEYVSITDEEALEGFKLLSRAEGIIPALESAHAIAQVAKIAPKMKKDEIIVLCLSGRGDKDVNQVSEFLGDQL is encoded by the coding sequence ATGGCTCAACCAAAAGATTACACCAGCGTCCCGGATGAGAAGGGACACTTCGGCCAGTTTGGCGGCAAGTACGTCATCGAAACGTTGATGCCCGCGCTCACCGAGCTGGAGAAAATTTACAACGAAACCAAGCAGGACCCGGAGTTCCAGCGCGAACTCAAATACTACCTCGAACAGTACGTGGGGCGTCCGTCGCCGTTGTACTTCGCCGAAAACCTGACGCGTCAACTGGGCGGGGCCAAAGTTTACCTGAAGCGCGAAGACCTCAACCACACCGGCGCGCACAAGATCAACAACACCATCGGCAGTGCCCTGCTTACCAGGCGCATGGGCAAGAAGCGCGTCATCGCCGAGACGGGAGCGGGACAGCACGGCGTCGCCACGGCTACGGCGGCGGCCTTGTTCGATCTCGAATGCGAGGTGTTCATGGGCGAGGAGGACATTCGCAGGCAGGCGCTCAACGTGTTCCGCATGAAACTGCTGGGAGCAAAGGTCACTCCCGTCACTTCCGGAACGCGCACGCTCAAGGACGCCACCAGCGAAGCCATCCGCAACTGGATCACCACCGTCGAGACCACGCACTACATCATCGGCTCCGTTGTGGGGCCGCACCCGTTTCCCATGATCGTGCGCGACTTCCAGAAGATCATCGGCGAGGAGGCGAAGCGGCAGTTGCAGGAAGTCGAAGGGCGGCTGCCGGACATCTGCGTTGCCTGCGTCGGCGGCGGCAGCAATTCCCTCGGCCTGTTCTATCCCTTCGTCAACGATGAGTCCGTAAAACTGATGGGCGTCGAGGCGGCGGGCCACGGTATTGAAACCGGCAAGCATGGCGCATCGCTCGGTCACGGCGGGGTGGGTGTCCTGCACGGCATGAAGAGTTACCTGTTGTTCGACGAGGACGGGCAGATCCACGAAGCGCATTCCATCTCGGCCGGACTCGACTACCCCGGCGTCGGTTGCGAACACAGTTATTACCGCGAGACGGGCCGGGCGGAGTATGTATCGATCACCGACGAGGAAGCGCTGGAAGGATTCAAACTGCTGTCGAGGGCCGAAGGCATCATTCCGGCTCTCGAATCCGCGCACGCCATCGCGCAGGTGGCGAAGATCGCACCGAAGATGAAGAAGGACGAGATCATCGTGCTCTGCCTGTCGGGACGCGGCGACAAGGACGTCAACCAGGTGTCGGAATTTCTGGGGGATCAACTGTGA
- the trpA gene encoding tryptophan synthase subunit alpha: MNRIEQRIEDLKAKKQKALVAFITAGDPSLNATKDIFQVIEENGADIVELGVPFSDPLADGPVIQAASQRSLKSGTTLKKILALVADLRKTSELPIVLMTSYNPVFVYGEEAFVNDAVAAGVDGVIVPDLPPEEAATFESFANNKGLRVIYLLAPTSTPDRVRMISERSRGFIYYISLTGVTGMQSKFSSNLQSRLDEVKKITSHPVMIGFGISGPEEAKEASQMSDGVIVGSAIVKLIDQCASPEERKEKVGRFIASIKSALNGA, translated from the coding sequence GTGAACCGTATCGAACAGCGCATTGAAGATTTGAAGGCGAAAAAACAGAAAGCCCTGGTGGCGTTCATCACTGCGGGCGATCCCAGCCTCAACGCCACGAAAGACATCTTTCAGGTGATCGAGGAAAACGGAGCGGACATCGTGGAGCTCGGCGTGCCCTTCTCCGATCCGCTGGCCGACGGACCCGTCATCCAGGCCGCGTCGCAACGCTCGCTCAAAAGCGGCACCACGCTGAAAAAGATTCTGGCGCTGGTGGCCGATCTGCGTAAAACCTCCGAGCTTCCCATCGTTCTCATGACCAGCTACAACCCGGTGTTCGTGTACGGCGAGGAAGCGTTTGTGAACGATGCCGTGGCCGCGGGCGTGGACGGCGTCATTGTGCCCGACCTGCCGCCGGAGGAAGCGGCGACGTTCGAGTCCTTTGCCAACAACAAAGGTCTGCGCGTCATCTACCTGCTCGCGCCCACCAGCACGCCCGACCGCGTGCGCATGATTTCCGAAAGAAGCCGTGGTTTCATCTACTATATTTCGCTCACCGGCGTCACCGGCATGCAGAGCAAATTCAGCAGCAATTTGCAGTCGCGCCTCGACGAAGTGAAAAAAATCACCTCGCATCCGGTGATGATCGGTTTCGGCATCTCCGGACCCGAAGAGGCAAAGGAAGCGTCGCAGATGTCCGATGGTGTGATCGTCGGCAGTGCCATCGTGAAACTCATCGACCAGTGTGCCAGCCCCGAAGAGCGCAAGGAGAAGGTCGGCCGTTTCATTGCCAGCATCAAAAGCGCCCTCAACGGAGCCTGA